The genomic interval GGCGTGATAATCGGTCGTGACGCCTGACTTTGATGACTTGCCCTCCTCCGGCTTGACGGCGATATCCGGCCGCAAGTCATAGAAAGCCCCGCTGCCGCTCTTGGATGCCGCCGTACATGCCGGTGCACTTGTTGTCGTTGAAGACGTCGCGGTATCGGCAGCGCGAGCTGTCGAAGCTGCGAGAAGGAGCAAAAGTGTCGAGGAATGTAGGAAATGCATGATTCTGACTCTGTTTCGGTGCAATGCCGATAAGGATGAGTTGGAATGAAGGATGGTTAACGTCGGCGCCCCTGTGGACGCGGGGGTGACGTTGGCGCGAGAAGACCCCTAGGGCGTCAATTGGAGACCGTCGGCCACTGGGAACCCGGAATCGAAGCGAATGGTGTAGCGATTTTGCTATGCGACGAGAGTTAACGATGGCGGAACGTGGACACAATTCCGTTGGGAGAAGATGAGAATTATCGAGGTGCGCAGAGCAGAATGAGTTGCCTGGCCACGAAAGCCACCTTGGTCACTTCAATTCGTCAGCCTTCATCTGCAGGGAATGACGGGAGTGACCGGGGCGTGGGCATTGATTGGTGGATGGGCCCTCCTTGCAGCATCCGCCGGAGGTAGAAGGCCGCCAGGCTGCAGTATCCGGAAAGGTACCCACCTACCTCCAAATCACGTGCACGTCTCCATTGCATCTGCCGCCATTAGGTAGGACAGTCAGTCGCAGTCCCACTCTTAGTCAGCGTGTCAGATAAAAGCGGTTCTCCGATTGCCGACCCGCCCGCACCGTACCTAACAGGACCCGCCTGCTTCTGATAGGTCCAGCTGGACCAGTGCAATGAATGTTCCTTGCAGGTGCAAGACGGGAGGGATTCCTCTCGCCGGTTTACTACACCACCAGTCAATGGAACTTTTAAACATTCGTGTTGTCGGAAAGGGGCAGTGTAGATGCACACGCAATAGAAGCTTCTTCCAGTCCTAATCTTCGGACCGTGTAGCTTTGATATCGTCCGATGCTTGGGAACGTCCCCCCGGACGCCGCCTGCCTCGGTGGAACCATTCCTCCGGGGAAGCTACGACGGGACAAGACTGGTGCTCCACCGTACAGCGCAAACCGTTTCGTAGCCCCACCCTTAACATAGCCCAATGAGACGGCTCAACTCTTTATTAGCGTCATCGAATTGAGCTCCATGAGGTCACCCGGAACACCAGAGCTCCGGCGCAAACAGTCCTCCACAGCCCACCTGGCGATCAACAGAAACTGGGGGTCGATACTGAGCTTTGAAGCTGCTGTCACTGTCGCATTCGTATTTCCACATTGGGTTGGTGGGGCATACAAATATTCACATTTTCCTCTTCGTCTACCCCGTACGAAAACCTTTTCGCCAAAAACCTTGGATCATACACGCGAAGCTCAACACGAGCTTGTTCCCTTTCCCATCCTTATTAACCAGACTCGACAGCACTTGCTTTGGGGGAACGATCAACATGGAGTCCAAAGTAGAGAAGGACGCGGTCCAAAAGCCGCATGGCTATGAGTTCGGAGGGCCGTGAGTATTCCAGATTCTCATTGTatgaaaacctagctaacccGCGGCAACACAGTATCGGCGCCTTCGGCATCTCTTTCGGTCTCCCGATTCTCGTCTACCTCTTCACCTTCAGCTGCAACGACGTGTCGGGCTGCCCTGCTCCCTCTCTTTTGAGCCCTTCGACCCTCAAGCTCGATCAACTCAAGCGCGAAGTCGGATGGCCCGAGGAGGGCATCTGGGGCCTCGCAGACAACAAGGTCACTGCTGCCGTCTTGGGATACTACCTCTTCAACGCGCTCCTCTACCGTATCCTTCCCGCGACCGAGGTCGATGGCGTCGAGCTCGCCTCTGGTGGCCGCCTCAAGTACCGATGCAACTGTAAGCTGTGCGAATCCAAAGAGAGAGGCTTTCACTAACAGATGCAGCCTTCGCTTCCAGCATGTTTATTCTGACCGTCTGTCTCGCCGGCACCATTGCCCAGGGCGCCGAGTTCCCTCTCTGGACCTTCATCACCGACAACTACATCCAAGTCGTTACGGCCAACATGCTTATTGCCTATGGTATTGCGACTTTCGTGTACGTGCGAAGCTTCGGCGTCAAGCAGGGTAACAAAGAGCTCCGCGAGTTGGCTGCAGGTGGACACTCTGGCAACCTCATCTACGACTGGTACATTGGGCGCGAGCTCAACCCCCGCGTTACCATCCCTCTCCTAGGCGAGATAGACATCAAGGAGTGGCTGGAGATCCGACCGGGTCTGTTGGGCTGGTCTCTGATGAACTTTGCGTGGATGGCCAGACAGTACCGCACCTACGGCTTCGTCACCAATAGCAGCGTCTTCGTCTCTGCCGTCCAGCTTGCGTACGTCATTGACTGCTGGTGGAATGAGCCCGCGATCCT from Colletotrichum lupini chromosome 2, complete sequence carries:
- a CDS encoding ergosterol biosynthesis ERG4/ERG24 family protein; amino-acid sequence: LSLSHSYFHIGLVGHTNIHIFLFVYPVRKPFRQKPWIIHAKLNTSLFPFPSLLTRLDSTCFGGTINMESKVEKDAVQKPHGYEFGGPIGAFGISFGLPILVYLFTFSCNDVSGCPAPSLLSPSTLKLDQLKREVGWPEEGIWGLADNKVTAAVLGYYLFNALLYRILPATEVDGVELASGGRLKYRCNSFASSMFILTVCLAGTIAQGAEFPLWTFITDNYIQVVTANMLIAYGIATFVYVRSFGVKQGNKELRELAAGGHSGNLIYDWYIGRELNPRVTIPLLGEIDIKEWLEIRPGLLGWSLMNFAWMARQYRTYGFVTNSSVFVSAVQLAYVIDCWWNEPAILTTIDITTDGFGFMLSFGDLVWVPFVYSLQTRYLAVYPVSMSRLGMAGIVGLIGVAFSIFRLSNSQKNAFRSNPDDPSVAHLEYIETKTGSRLLVSGWWGVARHINYLGDWLQAWPYCLPTGMAGYTIVSAGTGYAQAGLEGAFKMADGREVIQGAARGMATPITYFYIVYFAVLLIHRDRRDDEKCSRKYGEDWEKYKKIVRWRILPGVY